CTTCCTGTTTTGGAGGCGCCGAAGGAAAAGGGTATTAGGGATGTACACAGTaactgaaactatttttttttttaacagtgactTAAgataaaaaacagaacaaactcaTATTCTAGCAGAAAATCCACACAGACCAGTTCCACATCCACCTGGCATATTTCAACTCAGAGGTCCTTCTTTTTGCTTTActacttcttttctctttgcttataACCAGGAGATAATTAGTAGCTTGTTGTTGTTGTATGCATTTATCTTGTAAAATCTGAAAGAGTGCATCCAAAAGCGCTATTGTAAATCAGTGAAGCGAATGCTGTGCATCAGTTatgattttcaaatatttcactGTTAGAAAAAGTTGTTTCAGCAGCATGTGTATTTCCTGTAGATAGATGCTAAGAAAGACTATTACAACAAACACTCActgaagagaggaagcagaataTGACTTTTAATTacaattcttatttttcaaatgctcCAATTATATGTTCTGTATCAAagataaatacttcattttcatgtGCAATGCTGTCAACTGATTGCAAAGACTTATGTTCTCAGTTTCATGGTTGCCTCACCTTAATACAATGTACTAAGGTCAGAATTGGTATAAAAACCAAGTATACTGAGAGCAAAGACTGTTTGGGAAATCAGAATAGATTCACTCTTTTCCTCATCTTGTTTCAATCACTGTAAAAATTTGCCTAAACCAAGCATCTTTTAAGAAGTCCTTTAAAATCTTTATAGATGTGTGCTGCTGTAACAACAAATTCTTCAGCAACAAAAATCTAGTTGAGGTCTGTTGACAAATAAAAGGTTTACATTCAAATATCTTCAGAGGAAATCCTCCTAGACCTACTGAAACCTTCACTGCtcagatgctaaaaaaaaaaagcttaatttaaaaacaaagaatgagTAAACATGGATATTAGTTTTGGCCTCAGAAAATCCTTTAATCCATCAGATTTTTGCGTATCACTGAAAGTATGCAAGGAATCAGATTGTTGTTTTCATCCTCGGCCAAGCAGTGCAATcataaaaacatgcatttaagAACTGTTGTGTTTTTAGAGGAACTACCTATGGTAAAAGGTAGCAGTATCTTTAAATATAACgcttcattttcattattaaatgaaGATGAGGAGAATGGGAAAGTCAAGTTCCAAACCACAGTAAAGTTTTGCAGCAGGTAATATTCAATTTCAAGCACAACAGAAATTCTTCTTAGAGGTCTCTAAAAGCATTTGATGAGGCTGTCTCACCCCAGACTGCTGTTTCTCCTTCACTGGCCTTGGGAGctgtaatgaaaaataatgaaattattactGTGTTTGCACTCAACCCCATATTACAactcagttttgttttatttttaaatacataaattgtATAGTTATTGTATTGAATATACAAAATTACTACACTTTACTTTTTGTTCCTACCACTCTGATCATTTTACTAATTTTCTAGATAGGCATCTGACAATACCACTTTTCTTGGAAATATCCCGTATCAGACAGTGACCAGAGTACAGCCAGTGAGTATCACACAGAAATCAATATGAAAGAGAATCTAATCTGGACAGAATTTTTTTATGTGCATTACTGCTCTGTATTTCAAGTATGTTTTGAAAATATGCTAAATGCAAAAAATCAAACATATTCACCCCCAAGTAATCTAGGTCTTAacaacattcagaaaagaaacattttagaaTTCTGACATTTTCCACATGACATAATCGGACAGCCTTAGTCTTTTTTGACTGTAGTGCTTCTGATTTCTATTTGTCTCTTTGTGAAATGACAAGGAACATTTCCCAGACCAGCAGTACTGCAGAGTAGCTGGGATTTATTAGACTAAATGAACGGGAATACTAAaatggaatggaagaaaaggaccATCATTACTAGGgcacaataaaaatagaaagtttaATCGTAATAATAAAGTGAAATAGAATGTCTAGTCATAATATACTACCATTTTTACTGACATCGTAAAGATTCAGCCTGTAATGGAAACCTGTTAAGTACCTCTTGCTTATGTTCTTGTATTATTTATGCTTATTTCCTATAATCCTCAAGTATGAAATATCTACCATAGTATCTTTGAAATGTAAGTTCCTCCTAAACAGAGTCAAACTCAAACTTTGTTCCCAAGCAGATGAATTTAATGCAGTTTCTTGACAGTAAATTGAAGGTGAAATCTCAAAAGTGAGAGTGGTAAGTGCATAATGGAGGTCTGCAGGGACTTCCTATGTAGAGTTTACAGTGATTTTTCACAAACTTGAATGTGTCACTTCACTTTGTCTCCTTCTTCAGCCTTCTGAGTTGCAAGGCTTTACTTTGTTGTGTGTTGAGATGAAGCTTTAGAGGTCTGAAATTCTTTAACCTGAAATGTACCCTTTGCAccaaaaaacaaagacaagctAAAGCCACCAGACAGAGCGAGTGATGCTTAAGTGATTCTGTCATGTCTATAAGAATCTCAGTTCTCTCCTTTACCAATAAAAACTGAAACGTTTGGCCAGTCTACAAGGAGTGTTAGTGGTATTTATTTGCTATGAAAACGCAGCACTTGTGGAATTACTGCTAATCAAGTTAATAAAACAGTAGGGATTCACATTCTTGTTGTCCCAGTTAAAACTCTGCaattttacttctgattttattgttgttgctgaTCACATGAACTACGAGTCAAAAGAAATTCAAAGAGGTTTTTTGTAACAAAAAACTTTCAACACATATagtattattaattttcttttgtcaCTCCAGCAATTGGGgctcttgtttttcttatttaatggATACACCATTCCAAGTGGTTTTGTCTTCATTATCAGCCATAAGAAAAACCAATAAGTAAACCATAAGTAAAATCAATATCCTTCATGGAAGTGTTACCACAATAAATTATAAACATGAACTAGTACCCACAGCATGCCCACATCATCCTACTTCTGTCTTCTCCAGGCAAAGCTGCCTCCATCAATTTATTAAAGTACTAATTTCTCTGGGTATTACCTCTTCTCCCTTCAAAACAGCTCGTTGTTTCATGCCCAATCATAGGCATTTTTGGTTTTAGGGGCcaattttaatatttcaattatCTGAATAGTGCTGTCCCACCAGCTTGAACTTGCAGGGAAAATGAATGATGCTCTCTTTTACCCTTTGGCCGAGTCAGTAGCTCACCAGATGACTGTTGAGGTCTTAGACCCTCTAATATCCTAGGTGCAACAGGTGCCAAATAAAGGCACAGAAAACTTCTGGAGTCAGTACAAACCTTTACTGTTGgcatgctttggtttttttgtcttgtttggggttttgtttgtttgtgtgtttgtttttgttttgttggggggggttgtcaggttttgcttttgtttttttttttactgcaaatgtGATACTTTGGACAGTATGAGACTATGGATGTGTGTTATGATGGAAGAAGTGCCGTTCTCCAGTCACTTTTCTTTGTTTACAGATATCCTTTCTCAGCTTCAGCCTGTAACACTATATAAATTTAGACCATTAGCTATTAAGAATcaactttgttttatttgcataataAACACATGCACTTGTGCTCTTTTAGGCCACAGCACTGATTTTGTTTGCAAGAGAACTGTGGCAAAGAAATATTAACTTTCTTGCTATTAATTTCCTGGCTTCTGTagttaaataaaggaaataataacCTACAAGCTTTTAGTCAAACATTAGAATTAGCAGACATGAGAAATGAGAGCTGTCAAGGAAAGTTTCTGTGCTCTGAAAATTATTCCTTGACTTGATGTGTGAAGGAAATAAGAGAAGCAGCTTGTACACATAGGACACTTTTGAGAATACCCTTTCTCAAGAACATCCACAGTAAGAATATACTGTATCACACGTGACACTGTTAAACCAATTTATACTCAAAGGAGACAGCTGTTTAACCATTTGGATCAGTTATTTATTACATTTGACCTTCTGAATCCCACTTACACTAAAATTACAAGAAGTTTAAGGAAAATACCTTTTGAATTTAATTCCAATACAGCAGGTCACGTTTTATTGTAATATTTTGTAAGACGTTATTAACAAGCTGTGTGCTGTAATGAACTATTGGTTTTGTATGTTTAGGAAGAACAAGCTGTAACAGTAACTACATTGTGGAAACAGATCTGATTTGGTCCCATCTACAAAGGAAAATCAGTTTAATACAAACTGCTGAAAAATTGGTTCCTGCAGCAACCACTTATCTTCCTGTTACCTCAATTTCAAGTTAGAATTCCCAGCTTGAATAGAAGACTATCcctaaaataatttaacaataGTTATATAGTACTCAGTTTCAGGAGCAGAAATACAGCAATCCACTGATGTACAAGTACCAGGCCAGATATGACAAAGTAGGAATGACCACATTGGTTAAGTACAAACTCACCTTTAATACCAcccagaaaaaagcaacagacaaaCAGCATTTCAGAGGCAGCTCTGTCTTTTATGGATGAATTATTTGTATTACTAGTTGCCTAAGACCGCCACAGAAAAGTCTTCATTAGTATGTTCCACAAATTCTGGATTTGTTACTGAAAGTATTCCATTAATCTGGAGGTACTATTTTGAAGTAACACCACCTTGGTTGCTAAACAAGGAACTGGAAAAAGCCCTACCTGcaagatgattattttttaaagtgaaatgaaaatatctaGCCAGTATTTTTCTACCTATCCCTGCAGCAGAAAGAGGAGTAAGCCAAAACTGTTTGTTCGAAAACTTCATCAAGCAAAACTAACTCTTACAAAGTCAATGGACACAACATGTGCTTCCGTTATTACGTGTCCTTATTTGGAGCACGCTTGCCCCTAATGGCTGAGAATGTGTAAAGAAAACATGACATATGATCACATCCTGTGCTGTTTGTCATGAAGGCATATTCTTTTGGGAAAGGGGTAGGCTCACAGTCCAAGCTTCATACTGATGTTCATCTGCTGATGAACTACAGCACTGGTGCTTAACCTTTCTTTAAAGATAAGCTATTCGGTTTATAAAGAATCCACTCACAAACCCTAAGCCTCTGCTTTACTTGTTAGATATCATTAAATATGTGTCAGTCACATGACTAGGAATACTGATGTATCCCATCAATGTGTTTAATGCATATGAAAGCACAGTGTATATGGACTGATTTACATGAGGAAAGGCTGTTTGTGTGTTCTGTACCATGACAGCACGTTTGTGCCACCACATCACCAAAATACTCTTTTATCCCCCACATGTTGATTATTGGTAGACTGTGGCAAAAGCAAGCTGTGGGCTGCCAGAATCCCTCACGTGGCTTGCAGTTTGCTACCTGTCCCTACTTGGAAAGCAAGGAGCAAGCTATAAGCTCATATTTTCATCACGTTGGAATGGCAGAGCAGACATCCACACATTGGAAGAGGAAATGAGGTATCTGTGTAAGTGATATTTATCATAGCCCTGGATTCTTTTTTGGATCTAAAAGCGCTGACCTGTTGTCATTCTTAATGCGACAAAATGGCTACAGAACTTCAAGTAATTGCCTTAGGCAAACCAATGCATAACATGCAGAACTTTAACTGTGTCCCATCAGTAAATCATGACTATGAACAAAACTGAGTAGGTTTCTGCACTGTCACAAGGCATGATTTCTAGGAACTGTTTTCAGAATTTCCATATACAATTAAATTCCCTCCAAACTATGACAGGAGTTTGATACGGTTAGCAGACGTGATAGACTGCCAATGTTAAATACTGCAGCCATATAGGAACCTGAAGACCTGGACCTGGCATTACAGCAAAAGGCAGCAGACTACCTGAGAAAGAACGGAAACATGGTACAGCTATGACATAACTGGTGGAGTCCACGGCACAGACATCATGCAGCAAAATGTCTCATAAGTAGTGGCGCGAAACAGGCAATAGCTTGGTGGTTACGGCACTGCAAGGGGTTCTTGCAGAGACCGCTCATTTATTTGTTAGAAAAGAAAGTGCCTCAGTACCTATCCGGGCTCTGACTTTGTAAGGACAACAAGCCCTAAGTGCTGTAGTGGCATTTTTAAGACATTTGGCCTAAAACCAGAACGCCTCTCCCTATATTTCTTCTGTCAAGCTTTCACTCCCAGAACTCCGCACTTCCACGGACTGAACAAATGGCACAGCCTGGTATCAAAGATGAAGAGGCACTTCCGATTTCAACCAGAAACATTTCTCTTATCACTCCGTCTCTACCTTTCACTTACCAAAAGACACTTCCCAGCCTCCAGAGGCGGCGTGCAAAGCGTGCGCATATCTTGAGAGCTCCgggaaagaaacacaaacacataaaTGCAGGACCTACAGGCAGATAAGGAAGGCCCACAGCTTTTCTAACCCCCTCACCCTCGAACAAACGCCCCGATTCCGGCGGGCTTGCCCTCGGCCCGTCACCTTTGCCTCGCCGGGCGCGGAACAAGCCCCTCCTTCCGGGCTGCGGGCCGCAGCGGCAGCCCGCCGCCGCGCTGCGCCTGCCCGGTGAGCGCCGACGAGCGGAAGGAGCTCGGCGGCCGCCATTTCCTCGTCCTTCTCGGGGAAGGACCGCCCCTCCTCCGCCGCCGCAGCCGAGGCGGGGGGTGTCGCGCCGCCGCCATGGGGTCCCGCCCACCGCTGCCGGCGCAGCGTTACAAGGGCGGCtgggctcctcctcctcctctctcccccgcCGCCGGCATGCCGAAGCTTAGCAAGGAGGCCAAGCAGCGGCTACAGCAGCTCTTCAAGGGCGGCCAGTTCGCCATCCGCTGGGGCTTCATCCCCGTCGTGCTGTACCTAGGTCAGCGGCGGGGCTGGCGCTCGGCGGCCGTTGGGGAGGCCGGgggcgcgcgggggggggggggggggggcaggaggagggggaggggcgCCCCGGAGCGACGCGGCCCTCACCGCGCATGCGCGCGGTCGGGGGGGGGCCGCGAGGCGGTCTCCTGTGGGTCCCGCGGGgtagtgtgtgtgggggggcttGCCCTTGAGAGAACGGCGAGACAGTAGGTTTGTGTTtgttgtgttctgttttgttttgtttttttctttaaaaaggattttCAGCCCCTTTCCGTTCCTGGAGGCTGTTCCCGCGCTGGGAGCGCGCCTTGAGCCTGCGTGCCCAGTGAGGGGAGGGCCGCGGCAGGCCGGCGGGTCGGGCCCCGCTGGGGAGCGGGCTGAGCACGGGCCGGAGCAGCTTAACAGCAAACGGAGCTGCGACTTAATCGTGCATCAGTGACTGTCTGCTTTAATAGGCTAGCGTCTGTGTTTGTTGCAGTAGGGAGTCAGGATGTGAGGAGAGAGCTGCCTGCGGCCGGGAGCTCTGCTTCGTGGCACCACGGGGGTTGCCAGCCCCTGGTTGAGGCTGAATTTGCAGCTAGGTACAGGCTACAGTCTCTCCCAAAATGGCGTGGCTCCCGTTTCCGAACTGCTGTGGGGCATTCGGGGGATGCCTTGATGTCATGCCTGGCACCCAGGATGTATTTTGCTTGCTCCTGTCatggggctggctgggcatcgCTACCACATGGTAGTTCTCCTGCTGAGCTTGGGCTGTATGCCATCAGCTGTCGTTGTTAAAGAGCCTGACCTACTTAAGATATGCGCGCGTGCAATAGGCCTGACGCTTTTGTTCACTTCTTCTGTGACAAGGGGTCCCAGGAAGGCTGATCCCCGCAGTTCATCTGGCTTACTTTCTGCCCCAGCTCTGTGGAGCCTTTTGGGAAAGGCATCTAAAACAGGCAGGCACCTCGGCCTTGAATGCAAACATGAAGGAGGGTTGGGAGCTTGATGTGTTTACAGTCAAAGCTGATAGGTTGTTTTAATTAATTGAGGGGAATGCAGTGTCCAATTTGAAGGGCTTTGATTGTTCACATAATAGATAACAATAAGGAAAAAGTTGGTCTCTTCAACAATTACATATAAGCTTTAACAACTACAAGTAAAAGATGACACTTCAAACAGTATGGAAAAAACTAATTGGCAGTATTAGGTTTGAAGTttaattatatttgcatttttagttTGTCAGTTATTTTAAATTGATAATTTGGGAGTGGGAATTTCAGCAGGGTTTTGTGACCTAATTTTGTTCTTGCTgaaatttggttttgattttacttttacGACAGTATCTATGAATATGGTAAAGATGCAATTAGTTCTGAGGGATACCAGAGGAAATTAAATAAGTTGCTTCATGTCATATAAAGCCATCTTACTGTGTTTACAGTTGCACTAATATCAGGGTGCCGAGTATATTGCTGTTATGTAGCAGTGATAAACTAGTTTGACTTCATACCTCCAGAAAAATAAGTGTGCTGTTCCACATCTGCATTGTCTTCTTATAAATTTGTCTGCTGTAATGAAAGGACATTAAGTGTAAGCAGATGGGAACAAGATGTGCAGGTGCCACCTTTCCTTGCCATAGACACTTGGAGGTGGCATGCACTCAAAAGTCCGTAGAATTGGAAGAACCTCTTTTGTACTGGGATTACATTTGAATCTGGGAGGGAAGGTGTGATACAGTGGAAGGGCAAGAGGCTACGCAGCCCTTGGTGTCACTGATTCAAGGTAAATTTTTGTATTGACGCCTGTGTAGATGAAATACACTTTAAACATGGACAGGGAAACTTTCAGAAATTTGAGCTTTTAACTTTCTCTGAAAGGCTTTCTAAGTCAGGATGGGATGCTCAGGGGATGTACAAGGGACCCTGGTATGTGGATTTGCAATTATAGGCGattggtctgggtttttttgttgtattttttttaaactcgcTTTGAAGCAGATGCCTCTGTTTTAAGTAGGTAAATTAGACCAGTGCAGTTTTGTTAAACCTGGGTTGCTTATTTAAAAGTActagggggtgggggggaaagccAGAAGCATTCACATAGAGTGTGACTCCTAATACAACTTCataaattttaaagcaattttgatGGACAGTGTGGCAGCCAAAGAAAGTGGGTCAGGATGTTTAACAGTCTCAAATCACACAAGGTTACCTTCAAAGAGCTAACCCAGTGCCCATGAAGTTAATGGAAGTTTTTCCATTAACCTTCATGGCCTATGTTTCAGGCAAGCTGacattaattatttattttctgtaaatgagggaaattatatattttacatataacTTCCATTTCTAGCTAGCGAGTGTAGGAGAGGATGTGTTAACAGTGTATGAATTGCATGATTCTGCTTCAAGACTTTTAATTTACAATCCAGCAGGCAAAGATATTCATACACTGAACCTTCAATTGCTTCTCTAGCATACATTTGCTTTAGTGAATTAGTATTTGAGTCATTAGCTGGGGATGAGCTCTTTGTAATTaactttctcttcattttcctggGTGTTAGTAGATTGACAAACATCTTGTTT
This region of Harpia harpyja isolate bHarHar1 chromosome 1, bHarHar1 primary haplotype, whole genome shotgun sequence genomic DNA includes:
- the TOMM7 gene encoding mitochondrial import receptor subunit TOM7 homolog, which gives rise to MGSRPPLPAQRYKGGWAPPPPLSPAAGMPKLSKEAKQRLQQLFKGGQFAIRWGFIPVVLYLGFKRGADPGMPEPTIWSLLWG